The following are encoded together in the Ictalurus punctatus breed USDA103 chromosome 1, Coco_2.0, whole genome shotgun sequence genome:
- the pcolce2b gene encoding procollagen C-endopeptidase enhancer 2b encodes MLPPPARHRPDIQQLSSSPSPLLTSGHFLQPNTHTHTPHMPLDMNTQADWIMFRICSFLCVCVLLLTSSACAQTHRRQPFPCGGNITGDSGVIGSQGYPGVYPPNTKCVWRITVPQGKVVVLNFRFLDLESDNLCRYDHVDVYSGHVNGQRLGRFCGTFRPGALVSTGNKMLIQMVSDANTAGSGFLAVFSAANPHERGDQYCGGRLVKPSGTFKTPNWPEKDYPAGVTCSWHIVAPKNQIIEVKFEKFDVERDNYCRYDYVAIFNGGEINDAKRIGKYCGDSPPAPVFSEGNQLLIQFLSDLSLTADGFIGHYRFRNKKIPTTTIAPTTTTQPITTRLIPLKYSAALCQQKCKRKGSPESHYCSSNFAITGTIITAVPRGGSMHTTVSIINIYKEGSLAIQQAGKTMSTKILILCKKCPSVKRGLNYIFMGQTDDEGRGLITPHHFVMAFKTKNQRAFNVLKNKRC; translated from the exons ATGCTCCCTCCTCCAGCGCGACACAGACCTGATATTCAGCAGCTCAGCTcgtccccctctcctctcctcacttCAGGACACTTTCTCcagcccaacacacacacacacacacctcacatgcCACTGGACATGAACACACAGGCTGACTGGATAATGTTTAGGATCTGCAGCTTTCTGTGCGTCTGCGTTCTCCTGCTCACATCCAGCGCCTGCGCTCAGACACACCGGCG ACAGCCATTTCCATGTGGAGGCAACATAACGGGAGATTCAGGAGTTATCGGTAGCCAGGGTTATCCGGGAGTGTATCCTCCAAACACCAAGTGTGTGTGGAGAATCACA GTCCCACAAGGCAAAGTAGTGGTCCTCAACTTCCGCTTCCTCGATCTGGAAAGCGACAACCTGTGCCGCTACGACCACGTGGATGTTTATAGCGGGCATGTGAACGGGCAGCGTCTGGGCCGCTTCTGTGGGACCTTTAGGCCTGGAGCCCTCGTCTCCACGGGGAACAAGATGCTCATTCAGATGGTGTCGGATGCCAACACCGCCGGCAGTGGCTTCCTGGCAGTGTTCTCCGCCGCTAACCCTCACGAACGAG GAGATCAGTATTGCGGAGGGCGGTTGGTGAAGCCATCGGGAACCTTTAAGACCCCCAACTGGCCAGAAAAAGACTATCCAGCAGGAGTCACATGCTCATGGCACATAGTCGCACCGAAAAACCAG ATTATAGAAGTGAAATTCGAGAAGTTCGACGTTGAAAGAGACAACTACTGCCGCTACGACTACGTCGCCATCTTTAACGGAGGGGAAATCAACGATGCTAAGAGGATCGGGAAATACTGTGGAGACAGCCCACCAGC gccGGTGTTCTCTGAGGGTAATCAGCTTCTCATCCAGTTCCTCTCAGACCTCAGTTTAACAGCGGACGGCTTTATCGGCCACTACAGATTCAGGAACAAGAAGATCCCAACAACAACCATCGCCCCAACCACGACCACTCAGCCCATCACCACCAGACTCATAC CGTTGAAGTATTCAGCAGCGCTCTGTCAGCAGAAATGCAAGCGAAAAGGAAGTCCCGAGAGCCATTACTGCTCCAGTAACTTCG CCATCACAGGGACGATTATCACAGCAGTGCCGCGTGGAGGAAGCATGCACACGACAGTCTCCATCATCAACATCTATAAAGAAGGGAGCCTCGCCATCCAGCAGGCTGGAAAAACCATGAGCACTAAAATCCTTATCCTGTGCAAGAAATGTCCTTCTGTCAAAAGAG GCTTGAACTACATCTTCATGGGACAGACGGACGACGAGGGCCGCGGCCTGATCACTCCACACCACTTCGTCATGGCCTTCAAGACCAAGAACCAGCGAGCGTTTAACGTGCTGAAGAACAAGCGGTGCTGA
- the mastl gene encoding serine/threonine-protein kinase greatwall isoform X1: MEAEEKSVAVAACTSVEVPKPPSIEDFTVLKPISRGAFGKVFLARKNNNSKLYAVKVVKKADMVDKNMSDQMRAERDALALSKSPFIVHLYYSLQTASKVYLVMEYLIGGDVKSLLHVYGYFDEDMSLKYISEVALALDYLHRHGIIHRDLKPDNMLVSNEGHIKLTDFGLSKVKLDRELNLLDILTTPSLAKPKKDYFRTPGQVLSLISSLGLNTPVVDGKRHSSASAMASPMSCGKAGLRKSSLCSPLSARRRELLHSPICLSRGLGANSVFSPSLLAKSLTPRLMKSRKRFESLSVGSAQSCLLPSSGSENCVSPLWEDEQLQKSGADENVPPPNMKGGVDKSGHKLPAPAVEGKMSGEMWVPGNNAPHTPLHNSDPRSRNLRLEISVKPEVSAGKRLMFTESDLWVTPGKTPFKPSCENSVRKPERSLPGVCRSLENGSALKPGSSVKRGFTEVDKSPEQAEIQAKKRTGEYKRCFPVPANDSRMHTGLTGIFSAVGLGNGGGIPKQSSPTKVTKNLLCELEEPGENVPTSGLTSSPRETRRSLSLDSDSSVHEMSVITNTPPPRGEKEALVSSFEDENEAPSVSTSPKHHEEHRHLHVASSSLLKSPAFLKPKNVVVFRSYCSSINRSNLSYGSRLSLTSMDGMEASTSFQTAPTAITPVQKKRPSLNSSLYQTPQPMAMSHTPYRTPKSVRRGPEPAENAPILGTPDYLAPELLLGKHHVAGSVAYDVMVDWWALGVCLFEFLTGVPPFNDETPQLVFQNILNRDIPWPDAEEELSPNARGAIEILLSTDVTKRAGLKELKEHAFFAGLDWDNLQNQAMPFIPEPHDETDTSYFEARNTAQHLAVSGFSL, translated from the exons ATGGAGGCTGAGGAGAAATCAGTAGCTGTTGCTGCTTGTACGAGTGTTGAAGTGCCGAAGCCGCCCTCCATAGAGGACTTCACGGTGCTGAAGCCGATCAGCCGCGGCGCCTTCGGGAAAGTGTTTCTGGCCCGGAAAAATAACAACTCCAAACTCTATGCTGTGAAG GTGGTGAAGAAAGCGGACATGGTGGATAAGAACATGAGTGATCAGATGCGGGCAGAGAGAGACGCTCTGGCCCTCAGCAAAAGCCCCTTCATCGTGCACCTGTATTACTCCCTGCAGACGGCCAGCAAGGTTTATTTG GTCATGGAGTACCTGATCGGCGGTGACGTGAAGTCTCTGCTCCACGTCTACGGCTACTTCGACGAGGACATGTCCCTAAAATACATTTCCGAAGTGGCACTAGCTTTGGATTACCTTCACCGACATGGCATCATTCACAG GGATCTGAAACCTGACAACATGCTGGTCAGCAACGAGGGCCACATCAAGCTCACTGACTTCGGCCTCTCCAAAGTGAAACTCGACAGGG AATTGAACCTTCTGGATATACTGACCACGCCCTCTCTGGCCAAACCGAAGAAGGATTATTTCCGGACGCCTGGTCAAGTTTTGTCCTTGATAAGTTCTCTCGGTCTT AATACGCCAGTGGTGGACGGGAAGCGTCACAGCAGCGCCTCGGCCATGGCCAGTCCTATGTCGTGTGGAAAAGCCGGGCTGAGGAAGAGCTCGCTTTGTTCGCCGCTGTCGGCTAGAAGACGAGAGCTCCTGCATTCCCCGATCTGCCTGTCACGAGGCCTCG GAGCTAACAGTGTGTTCAGTCCCAGCTTGCTGGCCAAAAGTCTGACGCCGAGGCTGATGAAATCCAGGAAGAGGTTCGAGTCTTTAAGTGTCGGCAGTGCTCAGTCGTGCCTGCTGCCGTCCAGCGGCTCGGAGAACTGCGTCAGCCCGCTGTGGGAGGACGAGCAG TTGCAGAAATCAGGAGCTGATGAAAACGTCCCGCCTCCAAACATGAAGGGCGGAGTCGACAAATCTGGGCACAAACTTCCGGCGCCCGCTGTGGAGGGAAAGATGAGCGGTGAGATGTGGGTTCCTGGAAACAACGCTCCTCACACACCGCTTCACAACTCGGACCCGAGGTCGAGAAATCTCCGGCTTGAGATATCCGTCAAGCCGGAGGTTTCAGCAGGAAAGAGACTGATGTTCACCGAGTCTGATCTCTGGGTGACGCCTGGTAAGACTCCGTTCAAACCGTCATGCGAGAACAGTGTTAGGAAGCCTGAGAGGAGCTTACCGGGTGTTTGTAGGTCCTTGGAGAATGGATCTGCTCTAAAACCGGGCTCGTCTGTGAAACGAGGGTTTACGGAGGTGGATAAAAGCCCCGAGCAAGCTGAGATCCAGGCAAAGAAGCGCACCGGTGAATACAAGCGGTGTTTTCCCGTTCCGGCGAACGACTCCAGGATGCATACGGGTCTGACCGGGATTTTCTCTGCTGTCGGTTTGGGGAATGGCGGAGGAATCCCGAAACAGTCCAGCCCTACAAAAGTGACTAAGAATCTTTTGTGTGAGCTGGAGGAACCGGGCGAGAACGTGCCCACGTCCGGCCTCACGTCCTCCCCGCGAGAGACGAGACGAAGCCTGAGCTTGGACTCTGATAGCTCGGTTCACGAAATGTCGGTGATCACAAACACACCTCCTCCACGCGGAGAAAAAGAAGCGCTGGTGTCCTCATTTGAGGATGAAAATGAAGCACCGTCTGTGTCAACCTCACCGAAGCATCACGAGGAACACCGTCACCTCCACGTCGCCTCAAGCAGCCTTCTCAAATCGCCTGCGTTTCTCAAGCCGAAGAACGTAGTGGTCTTCAGAAGCTACTGCAGCTCCATCAACCGTTCCAACCTGTCCTACGGCTCGCGCCTCAGCTTGACCTCGATGGACGGCATGGAAGCGTCGACCTCGTTCCAGACCGCACCCACCGCCATCACGCCTGTGCAGAAGAAGAGACCCAGCCTCAACAGCTCACTTTACCAG ACGCCTCAGCCGATGGCCATGTCTCACACGCCTTATCGTACACCTAAGAGTGTACGTAGAGGTCCGGAACCAGCGGAGAATGCCCCGATCCTCGGGACCCCCGACTACCTCGCCCCAGAGCTTTTACTAGGGAAACATCATG TTGCAGGATCAGTTGCGTATG ACGTCATGGTGGACTGGTGGGCGCTGGGCGTGTGCCTGTTCGAGTTCCTCACCGGCGTGCCTCCGTTCAACGACGAAACTCCTCAACTCGTCTTCCAGAATATTCTCAACCGAG ATATTCCATGGCCTGATGCAGAAGAGGAATTATCCCCCAATGCTCGAGGTGCCATAGAGATTCTCCTCAGTACAGACGTCACCAAACGGGCTGGGCTTAAAG AGCTGAAAGAGCATGCGTTCTTTGCGGGTTTGGACTGGGACAATCTCCAGAACCAggccatgccattcattcccgAGCCTCATGACGAGACAGACACGTCCTACTTTGAGGCGAGAAACACTGCGCAACACCTGGCTGTCTCGGGCTTCAGTCtctaa
- the mastl gene encoding serine/threonine-protein kinase greatwall isoform X2: protein MEAEEKSVAVAACTSVEVPKPPSIEDFTVLKPISRGAFGKVFLARKNNNSKLYAVKVVKKADMVDKNMSDQMRAERDALALSKSPFIVHLYYSLQTASKVYLVMEYLIGGDVKSLLHVYGYFDEDMSLKYISEVALALDYLHRHGIIHRDLKPDNMLVSNEGHIKLTDFGLSKVKLDRELNLLDILTTPSLAKPKKDYFRTPGQVLSLISSLGLNTPVVDGKRHSSASAMASPMSCGKAGLRKSSLCSPLSARRRELLHSPICLSRGLGANSVFSPSLLAKSLTPRLMKSRKRFESLSVGSAQSCLLPSSGSENCVSPLWEDEQLQKSGADENVPPPNMKGGVDKSGHKLPAPAVEGKMSGEMWVPGNNAPHTPLHNSDPRSRNLRLEISVKPEVSAGKRLMFTESDLWVTPGKTPFKPSCENSVRKPERSLPGVCRSLENGSALKPGSSVKRGFTEVDKSPEQAEIQAKKRTGEYKRCFPVPANDSRMHTGLTGIFSAVGLGNGGGIPKQSSPTKVTKNLLCELEEPGENVPTSGLTSSPRETRRSLSLDSDSSVHEMSVITNTPPPRGEKEALVSSFEDENEAPSVSTSPKHHEEHRHLHVASSSLLKSPAFLKPKNVVVFRSYCSSINRSNLSYGSRLSLTSMDGMEASTSFQTAPTAITPVQKKRPSLNSSLYQTPQPMAMSHTPYRTPKSVRRGPEPAENAPILGTPDYLAPELLLGKHHDVMVDWWALGVCLFEFLTGVPPFNDETPQLVFQNILNRDIPWPDAEEELSPNARGAIEILLSTDVTKRAGLKELKEHAFFAGLDWDNLQNQAMPFIPEPHDETDTSYFEARNTAQHLAVSGFSL from the exons ATGGAGGCTGAGGAGAAATCAGTAGCTGTTGCTGCTTGTACGAGTGTTGAAGTGCCGAAGCCGCCCTCCATAGAGGACTTCACGGTGCTGAAGCCGATCAGCCGCGGCGCCTTCGGGAAAGTGTTTCTGGCCCGGAAAAATAACAACTCCAAACTCTATGCTGTGAAG GTGGTGAAGAAAGCGGACATGGTGGATAAGAACATGAGTGATCAGATGCGGGCAGAGAGAGACGCTCTGGCCCTCAGCAAAAGCCCCTTCATCGTGCACCTGTATTACTCCCTGCAGACGGCCAGCAAGGTTTATTTG GTCATGGAGTACCTGATCGGCGGTGACGTGAAGTCTCTGCTCCACGTCTACGGCTACTTCGACGAGGACATGTCCCTAAAATACATTTCCGAAGTGGCACTAGCTTTGGATTACCTTCACCGACATGGCATCATTCACAG GGATCTGAAACCTGACAACATGCTGGTCAGCAACGAGGGCCACATCAAGCTCACTGACTTCGGCCTCTCCAAAGTGAAACTCGACAGGG AATTGAACCTTCTGGATATACTGACCACGCCCTCTCTGGCCAAACCGAAGAAGGATTATTTCCGGACGCCTGGTCAAGTTTTGTCCTTGATAAGTTCTCTCGGTCTT AATACGCCAGTGGTGGACGGGAAGCGTCACAGCAGCGCCTCGGCCATGGCCAGTCCTATGTCGTGTGGAAAAGCCGGGCTGAGGAAGAGCTCGCTTTGTTCGCCGCTGTCGGCTAGAAGACGAGAGCTCCTGCATTCCCCGATCTGCCTGTCACGAGGCCTCG GAGCTAACAGTGTGTTCAGTCCCAGCTTGCTGGCCAAAAGTCTGACGCCGAGGCTGATGAAATCCAGGAAGAGGTTCGAGTCTTTAAGTGTCGGCAGTGCTCAGTCGTGCCTGCTGCCGTCCAGCGGCTCGGAGAACTGCGTCAGCCCGCTGTGGGAGGACGAGCAG TTGCAGAAATCAGGAGCTGATGAAAACGTCCCGCCTCCAAACATGAAGGGCGGAGTCGACAAATCTGGGCACAAACTTCCGGCGCCCGCTGTGGAGGGAAAGATGAGCGGTGAGATGTGGGTTCCTGGAAACAACGCTCCTCACACACCGCTTCACAACTCGGACCCGAGGTCGAGAAATCTCCGGCTTGAGATATCCGTCAAGCCGGAGGTTTCAGCAGGAAAGAGACTGATGTTCACCGAGTCTGATCTCTGGGTGACGCCTGGTAAGACTCCGTTCAAACCGTCATGCGAGAACAGTGTTAGGAAGCCTGAGAGGAGCTTACCGGGTGTTTGTAGGTCCTTGGAGAATGGATCTGCTCTAAAACCGGGCTCGTCTGTGAAACGAGGGTTTACGGAGGTGGATAAAAGCCCCGAGCAAGCTGAGATCCAGGCAAAGAAGCGCACCGGTGAATACAAGCGGTGTTTTCCCGTTCCGGCGAACGACTCCAGGATGCATACGGGTCTGACCGGGATTTTCTCTGCTGTCGGTTTGGGGAATGGCGGAGGAATCCCGAAACAGTCCAGCCCTACAAAAGTGACTAAGAATCTTTTGTGTGAGCTGGAGGAACCGGGCGAGAACGTGCCCACGTCCGGCCTCACGTCCTCCCCGCGAGAGACGAGACGAAGCCTGAGCTTGGACTCTGATAGCTCGGTTCACGAAATGTCGGTGATCACAAACACACCTCCTCCACGCGGAGAAAAAGAAGCGCTGGTGTCCTCATTTGAGGATGAAAATGAAGCACCGTCTGTGTCAACCTCACCGAAGCATCACGAGGAACACCGTCACCTCCACGTCGCCTCAAGCAGCCTTCTCAAATCGCCTGCGTTTCTCAAGCCGAAGAACGTAGTGGTCTTCAGAAGCTACTGCAGCTCCATCAACCGTTCCAACCTGTCCTACGGCTCGCGCCTCAGCTTGACCTCGATGGACGGCATGGAAGCGTCGACCTCGTTCCAGACCGCACCCACCGCCATCACGCCTGTGCAGAAGAAGAGACCCAGCCTCAACAGCTCACTTTACCAG ACGCCTCAGCCGATGGCCATGTCTCACACGCCTTATCGTACACCTAAGAGTGTACGTAGAGGTCCGGAACCAGCGGAGAATGCCCCGATCCTCGGGACCCCCGACTACCTCGCCCCAGAGCTTTTACTAGGGAAACATCATG ACGTCATGGTGGACTGGTGGGCGCTGGGCGTGTGCCTGTTCGAGTTCCTCACCGGCGTGCCTCCGTTCAACGACGAAACTCCTCAACTCGTCTTCCAGAATATTCTCAACCGAG ATATTCCATGGCCTGATGCAGAAGAGGAATTATCCCCCAATGCTCGAGGTGCCATAGAGATTCTCCTCAGTACAGACGTCACCAAACGGGCTGGGCTTAAAG AGCTGAAAGAGCATGCGTTCTTTGCGGGTTTGGACTGGGACAATCTCCAGAACCAggccatgccattcattcccgAGCCTCATGACGAGACAGACACGTCCTACTTTGAGGCGAGAAACACTGCGCAACACCTGGCTGTCTCGGGCTTCAGTCtctaa
- the mastl gene encoding serine/threonine-protein kinase greatwall isoform X3: MVDKNMSDQMRAERDALALSKSPFIVHLYYSLQTASKVYLVMEYLIGGDVKSLLHVYGYFDEDMSLKYISEVALALDYLHRHGIIHRDLKPDNMLVSNEGHIKLTDFGLSKVKLDRELNLLDILTTPSLAKPKKDYFRTPGQVLSLISSLGLNTPVVDGKRHSSASAMASPMSCGKAGLRKSSLCSPLSARRRELLHSPICLSRGLGANSVFSPSLLAKSLTPRLMKSRKRFESLSVGSAQSCLLPSSGSENCVSPLWEDEQLQKSGADENVPPPNMKGGVDKSGHKLPAPAVEGKMSGEMWVPGNNAPHTPLHNSDPRSRNLRLEISVKPEVSAGKRLMFTESDLWVTPGKTPFKPSCENSVRKPERSLPGVCRSLENGSALKPGSSVKRGFTEVDKSPEQAEIQAKKRTGEYKRCFPVPANDSRMHTGLTGIFSAVGLGNGGGIPKQSSPTKVTKNLLCELEEPGENVPTSGLTSSPRETRRSLSLDSDSSVHEMSVITNTPPPRGEKEALVSSFEDENEAPSVSTSPKHHEEHRHLHVASSSLLKSPAFLKPKNVVVFRSYCSSINRSNLSYGSRLSLTSMDGMEASTSFQTAPTAITPVQKKRPSLNSSLYQTPQPMAMSHTPYRTPKSVRRGPEPAENAPILGTPDYLAPELLLGKHHVAGSVAYDVMVDWWALGVCLFEFLTGVPPFNDETPQLVFQNILNRDIPWPDAEEELSPNARGAIEILLSTDVTKRAGLKELKEHAFFAGLDWDNLQNQAMPFIPEPHDETDTSYFEARNTAQHLAVSGFSL; encoded by the exons ATGGTGGATAAGAACATGAGTGATCAGATGCGGGCAGAGAGAGACGCTCTGGCCCTCAGCAAAAGCCCCTTCATCGTGCACCTGTATTACTCCCTGCAGACGGCCAGCAAGGTTTATTTG GTCATGGAGTACCTGATCGGCGGTGACGTGAAGTCTCTGCTCCACGTCTACGGCTACTTCGACGAGGACATGTCCCTAAAATACATTTCCGAAGTGGCACTAGCTTTGGATTACCTTCACCGACATGGCATCATTCACAG GGATCTGAAACCTGACAACATGCTGGTCAGCAACGAGGGCCACATCAAGCTCACTGACTTCGGCCTCTCCAAAGTGAAACTCGACAGGG AATTGAACCTTCTGGATATACTGACCACGCCCTCTCTGGCCAAACCGAAGAAGGATTATTTCCGGACGCCTGGTCAAGTTTTGTCCTTGATAAGTTCTCTCGGTCTT AATACGCCAGTGGTGGACGGGAAGCGTCACAGCAGCGCCTCGGCCATGGCCAGTCCTATGTCGTGTGGAAAAGCCGGGCTGAGGAAGAGCTCGCTTTGTTCGCCGCTGTCGGCTAGAAGACGAGAGCTCCTGCATTCCCCGATCTGCCTGTCACGAGGCCTCG GAGCTAACAGTGTGTTCAGTCCCAGCTTGCTGGCCAAAAGTCTGACGCCGAGGCTGATGAAATCCAGGAAGAGGTTCGAGTCTTTAAGTGTCGGCAGTGCTCAGTCGTGCCTGCTGCCGTCCAGCGGCTCGGAGAACTGCGTCAGCCCGCTGTGGGAGGACGAGCAG TTGCAGAAATCAGGAGCTGATGAAAACGTCCCGCCTCCAAACATGAAGGGCGGAGTCGACAAATCTGGGCACAAACTTCCGGCGCCCGCTGTGGAGGGAAAGATGAGCGGTGAGATGTGGGTTCCTGGAAACAACGCTCCTCACACACCGCTTCACAACTCGGACCCGAGGTCGAGAAATCTCCGGCTTGAGATATCCGTCAAGCCGGAGGTTTCAGCAGGAAAGAGACTGATGTTCACCGAGTCTGATCTCTGGGTGACGCCTGGTAAGACTCCGTTCAAACCGTCATGCGAGAACAGTGTTAGGAAGCCTGAGAGGAGCTTACCGGGTGTTTGTAGGTCCTTGGAGAATGGATCTGCTCTAAAACCGGGCTCGTCTGTGAAACGAGGGTTTACGGAGGTGGATAAAAGCCCCGAGCAAGCTGAGATCCAGGCAAAGAAGCGCACCGGTGAATACAAGCGGTGTTTTCCCGTTCCGGCGAACGACTCCAGGATGCATACGGGTCTGACCGGGATTTTCTCTGCTGTCGGTTTGGGGAATGGCGGAGGAATCCCGAAACAGTCCAGCCCTACAAAAGTGACTAAGAATCTTTTGTGTGAGCTGGAGGAACCGGGCGAGAACGTGCCCACGTCCGGCCTCACGTCCTCCCCGCGAGAGACGAGACGAAGCCTGAGCTTGGACTCTGATAGCTCGGTTCACGAAATGTCGGTGATCACAAACACACCTCCTCCACGCGGAGAAAAAGAAGCGCTGGTGTCCTCATTTGAGGATGAAAATGAAGCACCGTCTGTGTCAACCTCACCGAAGCATCACGAGGAACACCGTCACCTCCACGTCGCCTCAAGCAGCCTTCTCAAATCGCCTGCGTTTCTCAAGCCGAAGAACGTAGTGGTCTTCAGAAGCTACTGCAGCTCCATCAACCGTTCCAACCTGTCCTACGGCTCGCGCCTCAGCTTGACCTCGATGGACGGCATGGAAGCGTCGACCTCGTTCCAGACCGCACCCACCGCCATCACGCCTGTGCAGAAGAAGAGACCCAGCCTCAACAGCTCACTTTACCAG ACGCCTCAGCCGATGGCCATGTCTCACACGCCTTATCGTACACCTAAGAGTGTACGTAGAGGTCCGGAACCAGCGGAGAATGCCCCGATCCTCGGGACCCCCGACTACCTCGCCCCAGAGCTTTTACTAGGGAAACATCATG TTGCAGGATCAGTTGCGTATG ACGTCATGGTGGACTGGTGGGCGCTGGGCGTGTGCCTGTTCGAGTTCCTCACCGGCGTGCCTCCGTTCAACGACGAAACTCCTCAACTCGTCTTCCAGAATATTCTCAACCGAG ATATTCCATGGCCTGATGCAGAAGAGGAATTATCCCCCAATGCTCGAGGTGCCATAGAGATTCTCCTCAGTACAGACGTCACCAAACGGGCTGGGCTTAAAG AGCTGAAAGAGCATGCGTTCTTTGCGGGTTTGGACTGGGACAATCTCCAGAACCAggccatgccattcattcccgAGCCTCATGACGAGACAGACACGTCCTACTTTGAGGCGAGAAACACTGCGCAACACCTGGCTGTCTCGGGCTTCAGTCtctaa